One Sphingobacteriales bacterium genomic window carries:
- a CDS encoding GNAT family N-acetyltransferase, producing the protein MATAFNLNNIQAISIGTLPQEALEEFMLIRKKIHLQSEFDNLVLEEVEHYYEAYFNSPFQMIFVARYKNEIIGYCAYHREERECSQHVAYIEMGVLEEYRGKGVGTALENWVENYVINKGVRKLLGITLQNNMLGISFCTKLNFRIEGKLKNHIHINDEYYDCYMMGKWLNI; encoded by the coding sequence ATGGCTACAGCATTTAATCTTAACAATATTCAGGCTATAAGCATCGGAACTTTACCGCAAGAGGCGTTAGAGGAGTTTATGTTGATACGAAAGAAGATACATTTGCAATCCGAATTTGATAATCTTGTATTAGAAGAAGTAGAACATTACTACGAGGCATACTTCAACAGCCCTTTTCAAATGATATTTGTGGCACGCTATAAAAACGAAATTATCGGTTATTGCGCGTATCACCGCGAAGAGCGTGAGTGCAGCCAGCATGTGGCATATATAGAAATGGGAGTTTTAGAGGAATACAGAGGAAAAGGCGTAGGCACTGCTTTGGAAAACTGGGTAGAAAATTATGTGATTAATAAAGGTGTGCGCAAATTATTGGGCATTACACTTCAAAATAATATGCTGGGTATCAGTTTTTGCACCAAACTTAACTTTAGAATAGAAGGAAAGTTAAAAAATCATATTCATATCAATGACGAATATTATGATTGTTATATGATGGGCAAATGGCTTAATATATAA
- the gmd gene encoding GDP-mannose 4,6-dehydratase produces MKTALITGITGQDGAYLSELLLNKGYEVHGIKRRSSLFNTARIDHLYQDPHESNYHFQLHYGDLTDATNLIRIIQQVQPDEIYNLGAQSHVQVSFDTPEYTANVDALGTLRLLEAIRVLGMKHKTRIYQASTSELYGEVLEVPQTEKTPFNPRSPYAVAKMYGFYITKNYREQGFYAANGILFNHESPLRGETFVTRKITRAVAKIALGMQDKLYLGNLDAQRDWGHARDYVEAMWLMLQQRQPEDYVIATGVTTAVRDFVRLAFAEVGIEVEFSGSGEKERGVVVACHNPEFSIRKGRVVVAVDKRYFRPTEVELLIGDPTKAMQQLGWNPKCTLNDLVKEMMEADVKLFQREKYLIDGGHEVQVHQFD; encoded by the coding sequence ATGAAAACAGCTTTAATTACGGGTATCACCGGACAGGACGGAGCCTATCTGTCAGAACTTCTGTTGAACAAAGGCTATGAAGTACATGGTATCAAACGCCGCAGTTCTTTATTCAATACTGCCCGCATAGACCACCTCTACCAAGACCCGCACGAAAGCAATTATCACTTTCAATTGCATTACGGCGACCTTACCGATGCCACCAATCTCATTCGCATTATACAACAAGTGCAGCCCGACGAAATTTATAACCTCGGCGCACAAAGTCACGTTCAGGTGAGTTTTGATACACCCGAATATACCGCCAATGTGGACGCACTCGGCACTTTGCGTTTGCTCGAAGCTATTCGCGTATTGGGAATGAAACACAAAACCCGCATTTATCAAGCCTCTACTTCCGAACTCTACGGCGAAGTATTGGAAGTACCTCAGACCGAAAAAACTCCTTTTAATCCGCGTTCACCTTATGCAGTAGCTAAAATGTATGGTTTTTATATCACCAAAAACTACCGCGAACAGGGATTTTATGCAGCCAACGGCATCTTGTTCAACCACGAAAGTCCTTTGCGCGGCGAAACCTTCGTGACACGCAAAATTACACGCGCCGTTGCCAAAATTGCTTTGGGTATGCAGGATAAATTGTATTTGGGAAATTTAGATGCCCAACGCGATTGGGGACACGCCCGCGATTATGTAGAAGCTATGTGGCTGATGCTTCAACAACGCCAACCCGAAGATTATGTAATTGCCACCGGTGTCACTACCGCCGTGCGCGATTTTGTGCGTTTGGCTTTTGCCGAGGTAGGCATCGAAGTAGAATTTTCGGGTAGCGGCGAAAAAGAGCGCGGTGTTGTAGTGGCTTGCCATAATCCCGAATTCAGCATTAGAAAGGGCAGAGTGGTAGTGGCGGTAGATAAACGCTATTTCCGACCTACCGAAGTAGAACTGCTCATCGGCGACCCCACCAAAGCTATGCAGCAACTCGGCTGGAACCCCAAATGCACCCTCAACGATTTAGTAAAAGAAATGATGGAAGCTGATGTTAAACTTTTCCAACGCGAAAAATATTTGATAGACGGCGGACACGAGGTGCAAGTGCATCAGTTTGATTAA
- a CDS encoding amidohydrolase family protein, which produces MKKTLIKNATLVNEGTMCTTDLLIEGGYIGRIAPNIATVGDIALIIDAEGLHLLPGVIDTQVHFRQPGLVQHGSFYTESKAAIAGGVTSVIDMPDTLPPTTSTDLAEQKMATAQVTSLANFSCYVGANNENIIQLLNNDLTDIAGIVLIEQLTRPAYEYLFGQSGDAIIVADSRLVNISDINDLIQKYSRRLHLVNVKRGDLPQEKHQFLSTAASVASLCLNKEYPQAEQLTPSLPDLHQQSQLWNALFVEPDGIDMVASEHAPYSTDTYIALPQNGKCYSVGFVQHLLPLMLRQVQLSNISLTQLVQKLCHAPAQHFGIQQRGFVREGFYADLVLVDLQKPFEIKPQNMYSKSKYSPLLGEILPASITHTFVNGHLVFWDGVFDECMNGHRLRFFRNS; this is translated from the coding sequence ATGAAAAAAACACTGATAAAAAACGCCACACTTGTCAATGAAGGTACTATGTGTACAACAGATTTATTAATCGAAGGTGGTTATATCGGGCGTATAGCACCCAATATTGCAACAGTTGGCGATATAGCCTTGATTATTGATGCCGAAGGGTTACATTTATTGCCCGGAGTGATTGATACACAAGTACATTTTCGCCAGCCCGGATTGGTGCAGCACGGCTCTTTTTATACCGAATCCAAAGCAGCAATAGCGGGCGGTGTCACTTCTGTCATTGATATGCCCGACACCCTACCGCCCACTACTTCAACAGACTTGGCAGAACAAAAAATGGCAACAGCGCAAGTGACTTCCTTAGCAAATTTTTCTTGCTATGTCGGCGCAAATAATGAAAATATTATACAGTTACTGAACAATGACTTAACGGATATAGCCGGTATTGTATTGATAGAACAGCTTACCCGCCCCGCTTATGAATATTTATTTGGGCAGTCTGGAGATGCTATCATTGTTGCCGACAGCCGATTGGTCAATATATCGGATATCAACGACCTGATACAGAAATATAGCAGGCGGCTGCATTTAGTTAATGTAAAAAGGGGCGATTTGCCGCAAGAAAAACATCAATTTTTGAGTACGGCTGCTTCGGTAGCTTCGCTATGTTTAAATAAAGAATACCCGCAAGCCGAGCAATTAACGCCTTCCTTGCCCGACCTTCATCAACAAAGCCAACTTTGGAACGCACTATTTGTTGAGCCGGACGGTATTGATATGGTGGCTTCCGAACATGCACCTTACAGCACCGATACCTATATTGCCTTGCCACAAAATGGCAAATGCTATAGTGTCGGTTTTGTACAACATTTATTGCCTTTGATGCTCCGACAGGTACAACTAAGCAATATTTCACTGACACAACTTGTCCAAAAGCTATGTCATGCACCGGCTCAACATTTTGGTATTCAGCAACGTGGCTTTGTGCGTGAAGGCTTTTATGCCGATTTAGTATTGGTTGATTTACAAAAACCCTTTGAAATAAAACCACAAAATATGTACAGTAAAAGCAAATACAGTCCTTTGTTGGGCGAAATTTTACCTGCGTCTATTACACATACTTTTGTAAATGGGCATTTAGTATTTTGGGACGGAGTATTTGATGAGTGTATGAATGGACATCGTTTGCGCTTTTTTCGTAATAGTTAG
- a CDS encoding T9SS type A sorting domain-containing protein → MKRKIFTLISMLMTSAILQAQCPLTSNNYGSGAAPPTPGWWEDISYDGGIFALDCNYAGEYATMTGAAASSNYAIASDAGSTPTTYVTVYNPSNVLVSGAFGNVHNSGIVNFTSNSAGNYKVQVTTSSSCGTDATCRHIFAIGSATDCTAQPALKDGTFARPANSIWAETVITSGTTYSIVDTQLPLTGEQSAWLGGYGQVSDSYLQQSVVIPSGGSATLTFWLLSGICDSASDIFSVEVDGTTVFSQNGGSAECGDDLWHIKSVDLTPYANGAAHVIRFRAKEFAVNGGNSNFFLDDITLFKCAAVTYDCPALSLNIGDACNDGNANTTNDVVNANCVCAGTPIVWDCPALSLNIGDACDDGNANTTNDVVNANCVCQGTFSGNCPSDYTLINNETGNADYETNGNIITISTIQSGAVVDYDSGTYIDMLSGFWAYEGSTVQAFIDGCNGTGGVLMPKPENNEQPAAAKSLNLPANTIVSVDNLQGTRPAKFAHTARKGATAMASVNNTVAKNDVRKMAQLAQLTASPNPAQDFTNISFSVPVSDMVTIELYDIQGRLVKSIFNAQINADTQVNIPLNTNDLQAGIYMVRLKNSSFQKNIRLVVE, encoded by the coding sequence ATGAAAAGAAAGATTTTTACTTTAATAAGTATGCTGATGACCTCAGCAATACTCCAAGCGCAGTGCCCTCTGACGAGCAATAATTATGGTTCGGGTGCAGCACCTCCTACACCGGGTTGGTGGGAAGATATTAGTTATGACGGAGGTATTTTTGCATTAGATTGTAACTATGCCGGAGAGTATGCCACCATGACAGGGGCAGCGGCAAGTTCCAATTATGCTATCGCTTCCGATGCAGGTAGTACCCCTACTACTTATGTAACTGTTTATAACCCCAGCAATGTATTAGTATCTGGTGCTTTCGGCAATGTGCATAACAGCGGCATTGTAAATTTTACCAGTAATAGTGCAGGTAATTATAAAGTACAAGTTACTACTAGTTCTTCTTGCGGTACAGATGCTACTTGTCGTCATATTTTTGCCATCGGTTCGGCAACTGATTGTACAGCGCAACCTGCACTCAAAGATGGTACTTTTGCGCGCCCTGCCAATAGTATTTGGGCTGAAACGGTCATTACAAGTGGTACTACCTACTCCATTGTTGATACTCAATTACCACTTACCGGCGAGCAAAGTGCTTGGTTGGGCGGTTATGGACAAGTGAGCGATTCCTATTTACAACAAAGTGTGGTTATTCCTTCGGGCGGCTCGGCAACGCTTACTTTTTGGTTGTTGTCGGGTATTTGCGACAGTGCCAGCGATATTTTCAGCGTAGAAGTAGATGGTACTACTGTGTTTTCTCAAAATGGTGGTAGTGCAGAGTGTGGCGATGATTTATGGCATATTAAATCAGTAGATTTAACGCCTTATGCGAATGGTGCAGCGCATGTTATCCGTTTTAGAGCAAAAGAATTTGCAGTAAATGGCGGTAATTCCAACTTTTTTTTAGATGACATTACGCTCTTTAAGTGTGCAGCAGTTACCTACGATTGTCCTGCTTTGAGCCTCAATATCGGAGATGCCTGCAATGACGGCAATGCCAATACTACCAATGATGTAGTCAATGCCAACTGTGTATGTGCCGGTACTCCAATCGTGTGGGATTGCCCTGCTTTGAGCCTCAATATCGGCGATGCTTGCGATGATGGCAATGCCAATACTACCAATGATGTAGTCAATGCCAACTGCGTATGCCAAGGTACTTTTTCAGGAAACTGCCCCAGCGATTATACGCTTATTAATAACGAAACCGGCAACGCCGATTATGAAACAAATGGAAATATCATTACTATTTCTACTATTCAGTCCGGTGCAGTTGTTGATTATGACTCAGGTACATATATAGATATGTTGTCAGGATTTTGGGCATACGAAGGTAGTACTGTACAGGCTTTTATTGATGGTTGTAACGGAACAGGCGGTGTTTTGATGCCCAAACCTGAAAATAACGAACAACCGGCAGCTGCCAAATCTTTGAATCTGCCCGCTAATACAATCGTGAGCGTGGATAATTTGCAGGGAACTCGTCCTGCCAAGTTTGCGCATACTGCACGCAAAGGTGCAACGGCAATGGCTTCTGTAAATAATACTGTTGCTAAAAATGACGTGCGCAAAATGGCTCAATTGGCACAGTTGACCGCCAGCCCGAATCCTGCTCAGGATTTTACCAATATCTCTTTCAGTGTTCCTGTTAGCGATATGGTTACAATAGAATTATATGATATTCAAGGTCGTTTGGTAAAAAGCATTTTCAATGCACAAATCAATGCAGACACGCAAGTAAATATTCCATTGAATACCAATGATTTACAAGCAGGTATTTATATGGTGCGTTTAAAAAATTCTTCTTTCCAAAAAAATATCCGTTTGGTTGTAGAATAA
- a CDS encoding ABC transporter permease yields the protein MQDSTQYKTKEDWDIVIEPRPHLLYVDWKELWRYRDMIWILVRKEIKAAHIQTALGSLWYMGKAIILALTFALVFGRIARVNVGDVPHFLFFMSGLLLWEYFLNCLNKTGNVLRENKSIFEKVYVPRFAFPLAKMLAGLVPVFFELLVFVVAYVIYYFWKQPSFAPNYWLLVLPFLVLLTGTLGSSIGLAVSALTVRYRDLALLINYSTRLLMYASPIIYPLAIVDTDLRKWLSLNPLAPIIETFRYAFFSTPYSATTGLLYAAIVAGVILLLSVFLFNRVEKNFVDTV from the coding sequence ATGCAGGATAGCACTCAATATAAAACGAAAGAAGATTGGGATATTGTCATAGAACCCCGCCCCCATTTGTTGTATGTAGATTGGAAAGAATTGTGGAGGTATCGGGATATGATATGGATTTTGGTTCGTAAAGAAATCAAAGCGGCACATATTCAAACGGCTTTGGGTTCTTTGTGGTATATGGGCAAAGCCATTATTCTGGCTCTTACTTTCGCGCTCGTGTTCGGGCGTATTGCCCGTGTAAATGTAGGAGATGTACCGCATTTTCTATTTTTTATGAGCGGTTTGTTGCTGTGGGAATATTTTCTGAATTGCCTCAATAAAACCGGTAACGTATTGCGCGAAAACAAATCTATTTTTGAAAAAGTGTATGTGCCGCGCTTTGCTTTTCCTTTGGCAAAAATGCTGGCAGGTTTAGTGCCTGTTTTTTTTGAATTACTCGTATTTGTAGTAGCTTATGTGATTTATTATTTTTGGAAACAGCCCTCTTTTGCACCCAACTATTGGTTGTTGGTATTGCCCTTTTTGGTACTGCTTACCGGAACTTTGGGCAGTTCCATTGGTTTGGCGGTATCAGCACTTACGGTGCGCTACCGCGACCTCGCCCTGCTTATCAACTACTCTACCCGCTTACTGATGTATGCCAGCCCGATTATTTATCCTTTGGCAATTGTAGATACAGATTTACGTAAGTGGTTGTCTTTAAACCCTTTAGCACCTATTATTGAAACCTTTCGTTATGCTTTTTTCAGTACACCGTACAGTGCCACCACCGGATTGCTCTATGCGGCTATTGTAGCGGGTGTGATATTATTGCTTTCCGTCTTTTTATTTAACCGAGTTGAGAAAAATTTTGTAGATACCGTATAG
- a CDS encoding GDP-L-fucose synthase: MINKNAKIFIAGHRGMVGSAILRKLQSEGYSNFALSTSAELDLRNQAAVQDFFDTEQPEYVFLSAAKVGGIYANNTYRAEFLYDNLMIEANVIPQSYKNNVKKLLFLGSSCIYPKLAPQPLQEEYLLTGLLETTNEPYAIAKIAGIKLCDAYRHQYGCNFISVMPTNLYGTNDNYDLANSHVLPALLRKFHEAKQNRQQSVAIWGTGTPLREFLHVDDLAEACYYLMLHYNEAGLVNIGVGEDISIKDLALLIKKIVGYEGNIHFDSTKPDGTPRKLMDVNKLHQMGWKHSIDLEDGIRKTYYEIKDRF, encoded by the coding sequence ATGATAAACAAAAATGCAAAAATATTTATAGCCGGACATCGCGGTATGGTCGGCTCGGCGATTTTGCGCAAGTTGCAAAGTGAAGGATATTCCAATTTTGCACTGAGCACTTCGGCAGAGTTAGATTTGCGCAATCAGGCGGCAGTACAAGATTTTTTTGATACCGAACAGCCCGAATATGTGTTTTTATCGGCAGCAAAAGTTGGTGGTATTTACGCCAACAACACCTATCGCGCCGAATTTTTATATGATAACTTGATGATAGAAGCCAATGTTATTCCTCAATCTTATAAAAATAACGTAAAAAAACTCCTCTTTTTGGGGTCTTCCTGTATTTATCCCAAATTAGCACCGCAACCTTTACAAGAAGAATATTTGCTCACCGGCTTGTTGGAAACAACCAACGAACCCTACGCTATTGCCAAAATTGCAGGTATTAAATTGTGCGATGCCTACCGCCATCAATACGGCTGTAATTTTATTTCGGTGATGCCTACCAACTTATACGGCACCAACGACAACTACGATTTAGCCAATTCGCATGTATTGCCCGCACTGCTGCGAAAATTTCACGAAGCCAAACAAAACCGACAGCAAAGTGTAGCAATCTGGGGCACCGGAACACCTTTGCGCGAGTTTTTGCATGTAGATGATTTGGCAGAGGCTTGTTATTATTTGATGCTGCACTACAATGAAGCCGGATTGGTAAATATTGGAGTAGGAGAGGATATTTCCATCAAAGATTTGGCTTTGCTCATAAAAAAAATTGTAGGCTACGAAGGCAATATTCATTTTGACAGCACCAAACCCGACGGCACACCACGCAAATTAATGGACGTGAACAAACTACACCAAATGGGCTGGAAACACAGCATTGATTTGGAAGACGGTATCCGCAAAACGTATTATGAAATAAAAGACAGATTTTAA
- a CDS encoding DNA alkylation repair protein, with protein MEVNEILKELEELGSEQTKKIYLNHGSKEPLFGVKVGDLKPIVKRFKKNYPLALALYATGNYDAMYLAGLIADETQMSKADLQQWVQAAYCYMLSDFAVAVVASESPHGWQLGLEWIESDTEMTTSAGWATLAAWTSIRPDEQIDMAMLKQLLQRVQISIHQAPNRVRYAMNHFVIAVGTFVLPLNQEAKAVATAIGKVNVTMGKTACQVPIAGEYIAKMEQMGRSGKKRKIARC; from the coding sequence TTGGAGGTAAATGAAATTTTGAAGGAGTTAGAAGAATTGGGCAGTGAACAAACCAAAAAAATCTACCTGAATCACGGCAGTAAAGAACCGCTTTTTGGTGTAAAAGTGGGCGATTTGAAGCCCATTGTAAAACGTTTTAAAAAAAATTACCCGCTCGCACTTGCGCTCTACGCCACCGGTAATTATGATGCTATGTATTTGGCAGGTTTAATTGCGGACGAAACTCAAATGAGCAAAGCCGACCTCCAACAGTGGGTGCAGGCAGCGTATTGCTATATGTTGAGCGACTTTGCAGTGGCAGTCGTTGCTTCCGAAAGCCCGCACGGCTGGCAGTTGGGTTTGGAATGGATAGAAAGCGACACCGAAATGACGACATCGGCGGGTTGGGCGACACTCGCAGCGTGGACATCGATTCGCCCTGATGAGCAAATTGATATGGCAATGCTGAAACAACTGCTTCAAAGAGTACAAATCTCCATTCACCAAGCACCCAATCGTGTTCGCTACGCTATGAATCATTTTGTGATAGCGGTGGGGACTTTTGTATTGCCTTTGAACCAAGAGGCGAAGGCGGTGGCAACTGCCATAGGAAAAGTAAACGTAACAATGGGAAAAACAGCGTGCCAAGTACCGATAGCCGGCGAATATATCGCCAAAATGGAACAAATGGGACGCAGTGGAAAAAAGCGAAAAATAGCTCGTTGCTAA
- a CDS encoding T9SS type A sorting domain-containing protein, producing MKRKIFMLSAVLLTSIWSKAQCPLTVNEFGSAVAPNLGWWVNISDNGDQFGCNYAGEFTTMVGATENYNYALASDVGITPPTYVTVYDPDDILVPGAFGNVHNNGIVNFTTSSAGNYKVQINTGTSCGTDSNCRHIFAIGSAPYCTVLSQPRDGTFSRPSNSFWVETVITNGTIYPIVSSDIPLTGSQSAWLGGYGQVSDTYLQQSAVIPSGSSATLYFWLLSGVCDSASDIFSVEIDGNTVFSQNGGSAECGDNSWHLKSVDLTPYANGATHIIRFRAKEFAVNGGHSNFFVDDVTLLKCTPPDCPALSLNIGDACDDGNANTTNDVVNANCICQGTFSGSCPNEYILSNTETTNADYETNGNIITVSTVSNGAVVDYDAGSYIVMLSGFWAYEGSTVQAFIDGCNGTGGVLMPKPENNELPAVAKSLNLPANTIVSGMDHLQGTRPAKFAHTARKGATAMASVNNTVAKNDVRKMAQLAQLTASPNPAQDFTNISFSVPVSDMVTIELYDIQGRLVKSIFNAQINADTQVNIPLNTNDLQAGIYMVRLKNSSFQKNIRLVVN from the coding sequence ATGAAAAGAAAAATCTTTATGCTATCTGCTGTATTATTAACCTCAATATGGAGTAAAGCACAGTGTCCATTAACTGTTAATGAATTCGGCTCGGCTGTGGCACCGAACTTAGGTTGGTGGGTAAATATAAGTGATAATGGGGATCAATTTGGTTGTAATTATGCAGGAGAATTTACTACTATGGTAGGAGCAACGGAAAATTATAATTACGCTCTTGCTTCCGATGTAGGAATAACTCCTCCTACATATGTAACGGTTTATGACCCTGATGATATATTAGTACCCGGAGCTTTTGGCAACGTACATAATAATGGTATTGTCAATTTTACTACTAGCAGTGCCGGCAATTATAAAGTACAGATTAATACTGGTACTTCCTGTGGCACTGATAGTAATTGCCGTCATATTTTTGCCATTGGTTCTGCACCTTATTGTACGGTATTATCTCAGCCCAGAGATGGTACTTTTTCTCGCCCTTCTAATAGCTTTTGGGTAGAGACAGTCATTACAAATGGTACTATCTATCCTATAGTTAGCTCTGATATACCACTTACTGGTTCACAAAGTGCTTGGTTGGGCGGCTATGGACAAGTGAGCGACACTTACTTGCAACAAAGTGCAGTTATCCCTTCAGGTAGTTCAGCAACACTTTATTTTTGGTTGTTGTCAGGAGTTTGTGATAGTGCCAGCGATATTTTCAGTGTAGAAATAGATGGCAATACTGTATTTTCTCAAAATGGTGGCAGTGCAGAGTGTGGCGATAATTCATGGCATCTCAAATCAGTAGATTTAACGCCTTATGCAAATGGTGCAACACATATTATTCGTTTCAGAGCAAAAGAGTTTGCAGTAAACGGAGGTCATTCCAACTTTTTTGTAGATGACGTTACACTACTTAAATGTACACCTCCTGACTGTCCTGCTTTGAGCCTCAATATCGGCGATGCTTGCGATGATGGCAATGCCAATACTACCAATGATGTAGTCAATGCCAACTGTATATGTCAGGGTACTTTTTCAGGAAGTTGTCCTAACGAATATATACTTAGTAATACAGAAACAACTAACGCTGATTATGAAACAAATGGTAATATTATCACTGTTTCCACTGTAAGCAATGGTGCTGTTGTTGATTATGATGCAGGTAGTTATATTGTTATGTTATCAGGATTTTGGGCATACGAAGGCAGTACTGTACAGGCTTTCATTGATGGTTGCAACGGAACAGGCGGTGTTTTGATGCCCAAACCTGAAAATAACGAACTACCGGCAGTAGCCAAATCTTTGAATCTGCCCGCTAATACAATCGTGAGTGGTATGGATCATTTGCAAGGAACTCGTCCTGCCAAGTTCGCGCATACTGCACGCAAAGGTGCAACGGCAATGGCTTCTGTAAATAATACTGTTGCTAAAAATGACGTGCGCAAAATGGCTCAATTGGCACAGTTGACCGCCAGCCCGAATCCTGCTCAGGATTTTACCAATATCTCTTTCAGTGTTCCTGTTAGCGATATGGTTACAATAGAATTATATGATATTCAAGGTCGTTTGGTAAAAAGCATTTTCAATGCACAAATCAATGCAGACACGCAAGTAAATATTCCATTGAATACCAATGATTTACAAGCAGGTATTTATATGGTGCGTTTAAAAAATTCTTCTTTCCAAAAAAATATCCGTTTGGTTGTGAATTAA
- a CDS encoding T9SS type A sorting domain-containing protein has translation MALGAGCTLPTATATFNCTTNKIDVSVTNVGSGGYTLTVEGTALSATITTTGTYSLGPLATTQTYTVIAADGSGCEGFINFIYPDCYTPAGGCSDIINDGGFEQAANTTWTDVTTCGTAEIVDPLLPLAGAQSAWLGGWGQACTTSIEQSVTIPSGNTVTLYFWLLLGVCDSANDVFTVSVDGTTVYTKTASGTDCGGEWKRYSVNLSSYANGAAHTIKFQAVEVATNGTHSNFFLDEVTLESCGTPPTYDCPALNLNIGDPCDDGNANTTGDVVNANCVCQGTFGGNCPSDYTLINTETGTADYETDGNIISISIIESGATVDYDAGTYVDMLSGFWAKAGCNLQAFIDGCNGSGGILMPKPEPDVAAKSLGTQSSDAAMGGTPNFHKSSKMTAVKGIKAKKMAAKNTAANALNNKATLVASPNPSHESSNIIFSIPTDDEVSIEMYDIQGRLVKTVFKGWLSGNVENNIVLPTQQLQAGVYILRLHSNQSQKTLRLIVE, from the coding sequence ATGGCATTAGGCGCAGGTTGTACTTTACCAACCGCTACTGCTACGTTTAATTGCACTACCAACAAAATTGATGTAAGCGTTACCAATGTAGGCTCCGGTGGTTATACGCTCACCGTAGAAGGCACGGCTTTGTCTGCAACTATTACTACAACAGGTACTTACAGTTTAGGTCCTTTGGCTACCACCCAAACTTATACTGTTATTGCTGCCGATGGTTCGGGTTGCGAAGGTTTCATTAACTTTATTTACCCTGATTGTTATACTCCGGCGGGTGGTTGTTCTGATATTATCAATGACGGAGGATTTGAGCAAGCTGCCAATACAACTTGGACAGATGTAACAACTTGCGGTACTGCCGAAATAGTAGATCCTCTATTGCCATTAGCAGGAGCGCAGAGTGCGTGGCTCGGCGGTTGGGGTCAGGCTTGTACTACCAGCATTGAACAAAGTGTAACTATACCAAGCGGCAATACCGTAACACTTTATTTTTGGTTATTATTAGGTGTTTGCGATAGTGCCAACGATGTATTTACAGTAAGTGTAGATGGCACTACTGTTTATACCAAAACAGCTTCGGGTACCGATTGCGGCGGCGAATGGAAACGTTATAGCGTTAATTTGAGTTCTTATGCCAACGGTGCTGCCCACACCATTAAGTTTCAGGCAGTAGAAGTAGCCACCAACGGCACACACTCCAACTTCTTCTTAGATGAAGTAACCTTGGAAAGTTGTGGCACACCGCCAACTTATGATTGTCCGGCTTTGAACCTCAATATCGGCGACCCTTGCGATGACGGCAATGCCAATACTACCGGAGATGTAGTAAATGCAAATTGTGTATGTCAGGGTACGTTTGGTGGCAACTGTCCCAGCGATTACACCCTCATCAACACCGAAACAGGAACTGCTGACTATGAAACTGATGGTAATATTATCAGTATTTCTATAATTGAATCCGGTGCAACCGTAGATTACGATGCAGGTACTTATGTGGATATGCTTTCAGGTTTTTGGGCAAAAGCAGGTTGTAATTTACAGGCTTTCATTGATGGTTGCAATGGTAGTGGCGGTATTTTAATGCCTAAACCTGAACCCGATGTAGCAGCTAAATCTTTAGGAACTCAAAGCAGCGATGCCGCTATGGGTGGTACGCCGAACTTCCACAAATCAAGTAAAATGACGGCTGTAAAGGGCATCAAAGCCAAAAAAATGGCAGCTAAAAACACTGCTGCCAATGCCCTTAATAACAAGGCTACCTTAGTTGCCAGCCCTAATCCGAGTCACGAATCAAGCAATATTATATTCAGTATTCCTACTGATGATGAAGTGAGTATTGAAATGTATGATATTCAAGGTCGTTTGGTAAAAACTGTATTTAAAGGCTGGTTAAGTGGCAATGTAGAAAATAATATAGTATTGCCTACCCAACAATTACAGGCAGGTGTATATATTCTGCGTTTGCATAGCAATCAGTCCCAAAAAACTTTGCGTTTAATCGTTGAATAA